In the genome of Saccharomonospora viridis DSM 43017, one region contains:
- a CDS encoding mycothiol transferase, whose protein sequence is MRSVDILIDGFGRVKEAVHDAARGLNASSLNHRLDSRANSIAWLLWHLTRVQDDHVSEVAGVEQVWHAQGWIDRFGLPLSAGDTGFGHTSEDVAAVRVKSAKLLTGYYDAVHDNTLAYLEGLEDADFDVVVDESWDPPVTLGVRLVSVIADSLQHAGQAAYVRGLVLRR, encoded by the coding sequence ATGAGGAGCGTGGACATACTGATCGACGGGTTCGGGCGGGTGAAGGAGGCCGTGCACGACGCCGCGCGCGGTCTCAACGCCTCCTCGTTGAACCATCGTCTCGATTCACGGGCCAACTCGATCGCGTGGCTGCTGTGGCACCTCACCCGGGTTCAGGATGATCATGTGTCCGAAGTGGCCGGAGTTGAGCAGGTGTGGCATGCGCAGGGCTGGATCGATCGATTCGGGTTGCCGCTGTCGGCGGGGGACACCGGGTTCGGCCACACGAGTGAGGATGTCGCCGCGGTACGGGTGAAGTCGGCGAAGTTGTTGACCGGTTACTACGACGCCGTCCACGACAACACCCTCGCCTACCTCGAGGGGCTCGAGGACGCCGATTTCGACGTCGTCGTGGACGAGTCGTGGGATCCCCCCGTCACGTTGGGGGTCCGGCTGGTCAGTGTCATCGCCGACAGCCTCCAGCACGCGGGGCAGGCCGCGTATGTGCGTGGGCTCGTGCTACGACGCTGA
- a CDS encoding ROK family transcriptional regulator, producing the protein MVDTNPTSPGHVLGVLRAAGPLTRQELQERVGVSRATMVERLDVLRRAGLLRRVGHRESSGGRRAELLAVNDTGHTALVADLGQSHATLAVVDLRGTVFARAGHELSPHDSPQETLSRLVETGKSLITDSGKAETLCAVGLSVPGQIDHDEGVTAAPWSMREWDGVRLRDPFKEAFDVPVLLENDANALAMAEYYAMGRPEATMVGVKVGTGIGAGVVIAGRPHRGETGAAGEIGHMRIEGGDRRCVCGRRGCVAAEASGRALVRMLRSKGVRSVNDVVRWVEEGRAEAVDAVSAAGRLVGTVLATVVTIVNPRYVRLGGAIGVLPPFVEALRRTVEANAHTSALRKLDIAASQLGDRGVLVGMSGLVADEMLSPARVDAQGFR; encoded by the coding sequence ATGGTCGACACAAATCCCACCTCGCCGGGCCACGTGTTGGGGGTGCTGCGCGCGGCCGGACCGTTGACCCGGCAGGAGCTCCAGGAGCGTGTCGGTGTGTCCCGGGCCACAATGGTCGAGCGGCTGGACGTGCTCCGACGGGCCGGCCTGCTGCGCCGGGTCGGACATCGGGAGTCCAGTGGCGGCCGCAGGGCGGAACTGCTCGCGGTGAACGACACCGGCCATACGGCACTCGTCGCCGATCTGGGGCAAAGCCACGCGACACTGGCCGTGGTGGATCTACGAGGCACGGTCTTCGCCCGCGCCGGCCACGAGTTGTCCCCCCACGACTCTCCACAAGAGACGCTTTCGAGGCTCGTGGAGACGGGGAAGTCTCTGATCACAGACTCGGGCAAGGCGGAAACGCTGTGCGCGGTGGGGTTGTCGGTGCCGGGACAGATCGATCACGACGAGGGCGTCACCGCCGCACCGTGGTCGATGCGGGAGTGGGACGGCGTGCGGCTACGCGACCCGTTCAAGGAAGCCTTCGACGTGCCCGTGTTGCTGGAGAACGACGCCAACGCGTTGGCGATGGCCGAGTACTACGCGATGGGCAGGCCCGAGGCCACGATGGTGGGTGTGAAGGTCGGCACGGGCATCGGTGCGGGGGTCGTCATCGCGGGGCGGCCGCATCGTGGGGAGACCGGGGCGGCGGGGGAGATCGGGCACATGCGCATCGAGGGCGGTGACCGGCGTTGCGTGTGTGGGAGACGTGGCTGTGTGGCGGCGGAGGCGAGTGGGCGGGCGCTGGTGCGAATGCTGCGCTCGAAGGGTGTCCGTTCCGTGAACGACGTCGTCCGTTGGGTCGAGGAGGGGCGGGCCGAGGCCGTGGACGCGGTGTCGGCCGCGGGACGGCTCGTCGGTACGGTGCTCGCGACCGTGGTGACCATCGTGAACCCGCGCTACGTGCGACTCGGTGGTGCCATCGGCGTGCTACCCCCGTTCGTCGAGGCTTTGCGGAGGACGGTGGAGGCCAACGCGCACACCAGTGCCTTGCGCAAACTCGACATCGCGGCGTCCCAGCTCGGTGACCGAGGGGTGTTGGTGGGGATGTCGGGTCTCGTCGCCGACGAGATGCTGTCTCCGGCGAGGGTCGACGCCCAGGGGTTCCGCTGA
- the ggh gene encoding glucosylglycerate hydrolase produces the protein MGVPVTASIDPTSIDPTDLRAPELPPTTLAARAAAVLRDNDTGTLVTASPKLYPHMWSWDAAFIAIGLAHLDVNRALTELDTLLSAQWSDGMIPHIVFTDATSYFPGPDRWGTDSVPQRPPHVRTSGICQPPVHAIALRRIVDIARHVSRDDVELAETFAARTWPALYRWHRWLARHRMSESCGLITIVHGWESGMDNSPRWDAPYAHVQPGPDLPPYVRLDLLGVDDPNERPSDAEYDRYLWLIEQLRRADYDPEVVPKTLDFRVGDVFTTALFAIACDDLVELAHELSLDAPDEVAELRTWAAHAREAVAHSADPDTGLAFDKDLRNGDTTRTTTVAAFSPLLCSALPEHLEHRLLTHLTGPAWAGHPKFHAAVAPSVSPTEPGFDARRYWRGPQWPVLVWLFSFAFQRRGWTGLARNWREQGLRLVADGSFGEYYEPFTGEPLGSTQQSWTAAVTLDWLCGRWWA, from the coding sequence ATGGGAGTGCCCGTGACCGCTTCCATTGACCCGACTTCCATCGACCCGACCGACCTGCGCGCGCCGGAACTGCCACCCACGACTCTCGCCGCCCGTGCCGCGGCGGTCCTGCGCGACAACGACACGGGCACCCTCGTCACCGCCTCCCCCAAGCTCTATCCGCACATGTGGAGCTGGGACGCGGCGTTCATCGCCATCGGCCTTGCCCACCTCGACGTGAACAGGGCCCTCACCGAACTCGACACCCTGCTGTCCGCGCAATGGTCGGACGGCATGATCCCCCACATCGTCTTCACCGACGCCACGAGCTACTTCCCCGGCCCCGACCGGTGGGGCACCGACTCCGTCCCACAGCGGCCACCGCACGTGCGCACCTCCGGCATCTGCCAACCTCCGGTACACGCGATCGCGTTGCGTCGCATCGTCGACATCGCACGCCACGTCTCACGAGACGACGTCGAACTCGCCGAGACGTTCGCGGCCCGAACCTGGCCCGCGCTGTACCGATGGCATCGCTGGCTCGCGCGACACCGCATGTCCGAATCCTGTGGCCTGATCACGATCGTGCACGGCTGGGAGTCCGGAATGGACAATTCGCCGCGGTGGGACGCCCCCTACGCACACGTGCAGCCGGGACCGGATCTGCCGCCGTACGTGCGGCTGGACCTCCTCGGCGTCGACGATCCGAACGAACGACCCAGTGACGCCGAGTACGACCGCTATCTCTGGCTCATCGAACAGCTACGGCGCGCCGACTACGATCCCGAAGTGGTACCGAAGACCTTGGACTTCCGTGTCGGCGACGTGTTCACCACGGCATTGTTCGCGATCGCCTGCGACGACCTGGTCGAGCTCGCCCACGAGCTCTCCCTCGACGCCCCCGACGAGGTCGCCGAGCTGCGCACCTGGGCCGCGCACGCCCGGGAAGCAGTGGCCCACAGCGCCGACCCGGACACCGGGCTCGCCTTCGACAAGGACCTGCGCAACGGCGACACGACGAGAACCACCACGGTCGCGGCGTTCTCCCCCTTGCTGTGTTCGGCACTGCCGGAACACCTGGAACATCGACTGCTGACGCACCTGACCGGGCCGGCCTGGGCCGGGCATCCGAAGTTCCACGCCGCCGTGGCCCCTTCGGTGTCCCCCACGGAACCGGGCTTCGACGCACGCCGCTACTGGCGTGGCCCGCAATGGCCCGTCCTGGTGTGGCTGTTCAGTTTCGCCTTCCAGCGCAGAGGCTGGACCGGACTCGCGCGGAACTGGCGCGAACAGGGCCTCCGGCTGGTGGCCGACGGTTCCTTCGGCGAGTACTACGAACCCTTCACCGGAGAACCTCTCGGCAGCACCCAACAATCCTGGACCGCGGCCGTGACACTCGACTGGCTCTGCGGCCGTTGGTGGGCCTGA
- a CDS encoding Abi-alpha family protein, with amino-acid sequence MRTRDLVHGVGRIAGWAARTGYELSKRLPGASDDEPPRLEPVPVRAKSVRGDDPLRTRMARLLAESAELKRDDARDRLYEAILASLVPDEARILSTLAQGGVFPLIDVAERTLFGGVGRIVLRNASTVGKAAGVTLDDHVPVYVTRLVDLNVAEVLREDPTLDTQYEVLVADEAVVEVVNTVRRPTFVRRTLRISRFGLRLWQACDPAGG; translated from the coding sequence GTGAGAACGCGGGACCTGGTACACGGCGTCGGAAGGATCGCCGGGTGGGCGGCTCGCACCGGTTACGAGTTGAGTAAACGACTGCCCGGTGCTTCCGACGACGAGCCACCGCGTCTCGAACCCGTGCCCGTCCGAGCGAAGTCGGTGCGTGGTGACGACCCGCTGCGGACACGGATGGCGCGGCTGCTCGCGGAGTCGGCCGAGCTCAAGCGCGACGACGCCCGCGACCGGCTCTACGAGGCGATTCTGGCGTCCTTGGTCCCCGATGAGGCGCGCATCCTCTCCACGCTCGCGCAGGGCGGCGTGTTCCCGCTGATCGACGTCGCCGAGCGAACGCTGTTCGGTGGCGTGGGCAGGATCGTGTTGCGGAACGCCTCCACGGTGGGTAAGGCGGCCGGTGTCACGCTCGACGACCACGTTCCCGTCTACGTCACCCGCCTCGTCGATCTGAACGTGGCCGAAGTGCTGCGGGAAGACCCCACTTTGGACACGCAGTACGAGGTGCTCGTCGCGGACGAGGCCGTGGTCGAGGTGGTGAACACCGTGCGTAGGCCGACGTTCGTGCGGCGGACACTACGGATCTCCCGGTTCGGTCTGCGGCTGTGGCAGGCCTGCGACCCGGCGGGCGGGTGA
- a CDS encoding alpha/beta hydrolase: protein MSELALEHEFVEGSPTVPALLLLHGTGGSPTDILSLGKELCPASPMLAPAGQVSERGAARWFRRHAEGVFDTEDVIFRAGQLAEFIVEARKRYGLNERRLVAVGFSNGANIAAAVVLLHPEVLTEAVLFAAMLPVPEAPRHDLSATRVFMANGRQDPMAPSAPAQELVTVLRERGADVTEHWHSGGHQITVDGLAAAKEWLSVNGHNGPHPANG from the coding sequence ATGAGTGAGCTGGCGTTGGAACACGAGTTCGTCGAGGGCAGTCCCACCGTCCCCGCGTTGTTGTTGCTGCATGGGACGGGTGGTAGTCCGACCGACATCCTCTCGCTCGGTAAGGAACTCTGTCCCGCCTCCCCGATGTTGGCTCCCGCGGGGCAAGTGTCCGAACGCGGTGCCGCCCGATGGTTCCGTCGGCACGCCGAGGGGGTGTTCGACACCGAGGACGTCATCTTCCGGGCTGGGCAACTGGCCGAATTCATCGTCGAGGCGAGGAAACGCTACGGCCTGAACGAGCGCAGACTGGTCGCGGTGGGTTTCTCCAACGGGGCGAACATCGCGGCGGCGGTGGTGTTGTTGCATCCCGAGGTGCTCACGGAGGCGGTGCTGTTCGCGGCGATGCTGCCGGTGCCCGAAGCGCCGCGCCATGACCTCTCGGCCACGCGGGTCTTCATGGCCAACGGGCGACAAGATCCGATGGCGCCGTCGGCGCCCGCTCAGGAATTGGTCACCGTGTTGCGGGAGCGGGGCGCCGACGTCACCGAACACTGGCACAGCGGCGGTCACCAGATCACTGTGGACGGCCTAGCGGCGGCCAAGGAGTGGCTGTCGGTCAACGGTCACAACGGGCCACATCCGGCGAATGGGTGA
- a CDS encoding ring-cleaving dioxygenase, with translation MPFQTSGLHHVTAIGGDPQRNVDFYLRTLGLRLVKTTVNFDDPGTYHLYYGDESGKPGTLLTFFPWRGAPRGRIGTGQATTTSFSVPEHSIGWWKRHLDAAGVTVSEVVNRDEEEALLFRDPDGLQLALVAHPQEDPRNPWDTPMVPAEHAIRGLHSVTMSVTREDATAGMLIEGLGLSLASEDRNRFRFAAGDGGPGALVDVVVTPNSPKGLVAAGTVHHVAWRAPDEETQAAWREELIERGVGVTSIRDRQYFRSIYFREPGGVLLEIATDQPGFAIDEPLLELGKALKLPPWLEPDRERIESSLPELELPSENNPVGT, from the coding sequence ATGCCGTTTCAGACCAGTGGCCTGCACCACGTCACCGCGATCGGTGGTGATCCACAGCGCAACGTCGACTTCTATCTGCGCACTCTCGGGCTGCGGTTGGTGAAGACCACCGTGAACTTCGACGATCCGGGCACATACCACCTGTACTACGGCGACGAGTCCGGCAAACCCGGAACATTGTTGACCTTCTTCCCCTGGCGTGGCGCTCCTCGTGGTCGGATCGGCACGGGCCAAGCCACGACGACGTCGTTCTCCGTGCCGGAACACTCCATCGGCTGGTGGAAACGACACCTCGACGCGGCGGGCGTGACGGTGAGCGAGGTCGTGAACCGGGACGAGGAGGAGGCGCTGCTGTTCCGCGATCCCGACGGGCTTCAGCTGGCGCTCGTGGCGCATCCGCAGGAGGATCCGCGCAATCCGTGGGACACCCCCATGGTCCCGGCCGAACACGCCATCCGAGGGCTGCATTCGGTGACGATGTCGGTGACGCGGGAGGACGCCACCGCCGGCATGCTCATCGAGGGGCTCGGCCTGTCCCTTGCGTCCGAGGATCGCAATCGCTTCCGGTTCGCAGCGGGCGACGGTGGCCCCGGCGCACTCGTGGACGTGGTGGTGACACCGAACTCACCGAAGGGGTTGGTCGCCGCGGGCACCGTGCACCACGTCGCGTGGCGGGCACCGGATGAGGAGACCCAGGCCGCGTGGCGGGAGGAGTTGATCGAGCGCGGTGTGGGGGTGACCTCGATCAGGGATCGCCAGTATTTCCGGTCGATCTATTTCCGTGAACCCGGTGGTGTGCTGTTGGAGATCGCCACGGACCAACCCGGGTTCGCCATCGACGAGCCGTTGTTGGAACTCGGTAAGGCGTTGAAGCTGCCGCCCTGGTTGGAACCCGATCGGGAGCGGATCGAGTCGTCGTTGCCGGAACTCGAACTGCCGAGTGAGAACAATCCGGTGGGCACATGA
- a CDS encoding MarR family winged helix-turn-helix transcriptional regulator, with protein MSTELGDEPDDDQVVTWWGLVIEGYLATQNRLLTEIDKRFGLAPASFDVLLRLVRSPEHRMPMTRLAREAALSSGGFTKVADRLCEADLMRRVPSAHDRRVIYACLTERGIEVARQARSACADILRRAVLAPLGSDTSETLAQAMRILRDTNGAEG; from the coding sequence GTGTCCACGGAACTCGGCGACGAGCCCGACGACGATCAGGTCGTCACCTGGTGGGGCCTTGTGATCGAGGGTTATCTCGCCACCCAGAACCGGCTGCTGACCGAGATCGACAAGCGTTTCGGACTCGCCCCCGCTTCCTTCGACGTATTGCTACGACTGGTGCGGTCACCCGAACACCGCATGCCCATGACCCGTCTCGCCCGTGAGGCAGCGCTTTCCAGCGGCGGTTTCACCAAGGTCGCCGACCGTCTGTGCGAAGCCGATCTCATGCGCCGGGTCCCCAGCGCCCACGACAGACGGGTGATCTACGCATGCCTGACCGAACGAGGTATCGAGGTCGCCCGCCAAGCCCGCAGCGCCTGCGCCGACATCCTTCGCCGCGCCGTGCTGGCACCTTTGGGATCCGACACGTCCGAGACCTTGGCGCAAGCCATGCGCATACTGCGCGACACCAACGGCGCCGAGGGATGA
- a CDS encoding metal-dependent hydrolase: MMGRTHALTGWCAGLAVAPAVGITTLSQALVFAATTAGYALLPDLDHPGARASKLLGPVTGGLSWLLRNASAALYSVTKGPRDERKKGGHRHLSHTLLFALLLGGATAAGTAFGGPWVVVGVVVFGLLLAEDALGDWLLPVACGAVVWWVVENSPDVLAQLDSVSGWLGIAVALGCFTHCLGDALTESGCPFLFPIPIAGETWYELRPPKRLRFRTGDKVETGVLFPVFSVLAVLLIPGVWPALLGFFDDVLNQ, translated from the coding sequence ATGATGGGTCGCACCCATGCGCTGACCGGTTGGTGTGCAGGGCTGGCCGTGGCGCCTGCGGTTGGCATCACCACACTGTCCCAAGCCCTCGTGTTCGCGGCGACGACCGCGGGCTACGCCCTGTTACCGGACCTCGATCACCCCGGCGCGCGGGCGTCCAAACTGCTGGGGCCGGTGACCGGAGGGCTGTCGTGGCTGTTGAGAAACGCCTCGGCCGCGCTGTACTCCGTGACGAAAGGGCCGAGGGACGAACGGAAGAAGGGTGGCCACCGGCACCTTTCGCACACATTGTTGTTCGCCCTGTTGCTCGGAGGGGCGACAGCGGCGGGCACCGCGTTCGGCGGCCCGTGGGTCGTGGTCGGCGTGGTCGTATTCGGTCTGTTGCTCGCCGAGGACGCTCTCGGCGACTGGTTGCTTCCGGTGGCCTGTGGAGCGGTCGTGTGGTGGGTGGTCGAGAACAGCCCCGACGTGCTCGCGCAACTCGATTCGGTATCCGGGTGGCTCGGTATCGCGGTCGCGCTCGGCTGTTTCACGCACTGTCTGGGTGACGCGCTCACCGAATCGGGATGCCCGTTCCTGTTCCCGATCCCCATCGCGGGAGAGACGTGGTATGAATTGCGGCCTCCGAAACGGCTCCGGTTCCGCACCGGGGACAAGGTGGAGACCGGAGTCCTCTTCCCGGTTTTCTCGGTTCTGGCAGTGTTGTTGATCCCCGGGGTGTGGCCCGCCTTGCTCGGATTCTTCGACGACGTGCTCAACCAGTAA
- the ligD gene encoding non-homologous end-joining DNA ligase, producing MAPRLEQYRNKRRKGHTPEPIPSVTLASTEGHGDTFVVHEHHARNLHWDVRLERDGRLISFAVPKGLPTEPGTVRLAVRTEDHPLEYSTFSGEIPKGEYGGGHMSIWDRGTYETLKWGESKVSIVLHGERVHGKYVFFRTRESDWSVVRSDPPDDPEWTPIPSLLKPMLAVTGSLPDPEEDSDWAYEFKWDGVRALARVEGGRVTLFSRRGDDITGIYPELRALGEDLGSTQAWLDGEIVAFRDGRPHFATLQGRINAGAQKARRLSQRSPVTYLVFDLLHLDGHSCMGLPYWQRRNLLEQLDITGEHWRTPPSFPGAGRAVTEAAAEQRLEGVVAKRLDSPYRPGERSVDWRKITELRTLEVVIGGWRQGRGRRSDTFGSLLLGIPNDGRLQYIGQVGTGFDEDALHALTSRLHRLERRTSPFSEALPKDRTSGAHWVSPRLVGEVAFKSWTDDGRLRAPTWRGLRPDRDPEELAR from the coding sequence ATGGCGCCGCGACTCGAGCAGTACCGGAACAAGCGGAGGAAAGGACACACCCCCGAACCGATACCCAGCGTAACTCTCGCGTCGACGGAGGGCCACGGCGACACGTTCGTCGTGCACGAGCATCATGCCCGCAATCTGCACTGGGACGTGCGCCTCGAGCGCGACGGCAGGCTGATCTCGTTCGCGGTACCGAAGGGACTTCCCACTGAACCGGGCACAGTGCGACTCGCCGTGCGCACCGAGGACCATCCGCTGGAGTACTCGACGTTCTCCGGAGAGATCCCGAAAGGCGAGTACGGCGGCGGACACATGTCGATCTGGGACCGAGGTACCTATGAGACTCTCAAGTGGGGCGAGAGCAAGGTCTCGATCGTCCTGCACGGTGAACGGGTGCACGGCAAGTACGTGTTCTTCCGCACCCGGGAAAGTGATTGGAGCGTCGTACGTTCCGATCCACCAGACGATCCAGAGTGGACCCCAATTCCCTCCCTCCTCAAACCCATGCTCGCCGTGACGGGCTCCCTGCCCGACCCCGAGGAGGACTCCGACTGGGCATACGAGTTCAAATGGGACGGTGTACGCGCCCTCGCCCGGGTCGAAGGGGGGAGAGTCACGCTGTTCTCCCGGCGAGGCGACGACATCACCGGGATCTATCCGGAATTGCGTGCGCTCGGCGAGGATTTGGGAAGCACCCAGGCTTGGCTGGACGGTGAGATCGTGGCGTTCCGAGACGGCAGACCACACTTCGCCACCCTGCAAGGCCGCATCAACGCGGGAGCGCAGAAGGCCCGGAGGTTGTCCCAGCGCTCCCCGGTCACGTATCTCGTGTTCGACCTGCTGCACCTCGACGGCCATTCCTGCATGGGACTGCCCTACTGGCAGCGGAGGAACCTGCTGGAGCAGCTCGACATCACGGGTGAACATTGGCGAACCCCTCCCAGCTTCCCCGGGGCCGGTCGAGCGGTCACGGAGGCCGCTGCCGAACAACGACTGGAAGGGGTCGTCGCCAAGCGCCTCGACTCCCCCTACCGCCCCGGGGAACGCAGCGTCGACTGGCGCAAGATCACCGAACTGCGGACGTTGGAGGTGGTCATCGGCGGCTGGCGGCAAGGCCGGGGAAGACGCTCCGACACCTTCGGCTCGCTCCTGCTGGGCATCCCTAACGACGGTCGGCTTCAGTACATCGGCCAGGTCGGAACCGGATTCGACGAGGACGCCCTGCACGCCCTCACCTCCAGACTGCACCGGCTGGAACGCCGGACCTCGCCGTTCTCCGAAGCCTTACCGAAAGACCGGACGAGCGGAGCTCACTGGGTCAGTCCGCGACTCGTGGGCGAGGTCGCGTTCAAGTCGTGGACCGACGACGGCCGACTGCGCGCACCGACGTGGCGGGGGCTGCGCCCCGACCGCGATCCGGAGGAGTTGGCGCGATGA
- the ligD gene encoding non-homologous end-joining DNA ligase produces MTTMTQPVDIEGRRLELSNLDKILYPEHGFTKGELIDYYARVAPVLLPHVRDRPLTLKRYPDGVEGKSFFEKNVSTHAPDWVRTVPIETPESSHSRKSADFALVQDLSTLVWAANLASIELHIPQWTVGPRGERRNPDLLVFDLDPGAPATIVDCCEVALWLRDELTDDGLTAYPKTSGSKGLQLYAPVQTRSDDRTNDYAKRVAEKLERRHPRRVVSRMAKKLRVGKVLIDWSQNNPKKTTVAPYSLRARSAPTVSTPVTWSEVEACENPAELGFVADEVLDRVDEHGDLFESLLTRARPSL; encoded by the coding sequence ATGACGACCATGACACAACCAGTCGACATCGAGGGACGCCGACTCGAATTATCCAATTTGGACAAAATTCTCTACCCGGAACACGGATTCACCAAGGGCGAGCTCATCGACTACTACGCACGGGTGGCTCCGGTGCTGTTACCCCACGTGCGGGACCGTCCGCTCACCCTGAAACGCTATCCCGACGGGGTCGAGGGTAAGTCGTTCTTCGAGAAGAACGTCTCCACCCACGCACCCGACTGGGTACGCACCGTGCCCATCGAGACACCGGAGAGCTCGCACAGCCGAAAAAGCGCCGACTTCGCGCTCGTTCAGGACCTGTCGACCTTGGTGTGGGCCGCGAACCTCGCGAGCATCGAATTGCATATCCCGCAATGGACCGTCGGGCCACGAGGAGAAAGACGCAATCCGGACTTGCTCGTGTTCGACCTCGATCCCGGAGCCCCCGCCACGATCGTCGATTGTTGCGAGGTGGCGCTGTGGCTACGCGACGAACTCACCGACGACGGACTGACCGCGTATCCGAAAACCAGCGGCTCGAAAGGATTGCAACTCTACGCTCCCGTACAGACACGTTCCGACGACCGAACGAACGACTACGCCAAGCGAGTGGCCGAGAAGCTGGAGCGTCGACATCCGCGCCGGGTCGTATCCCGCATGGCGAAGAAGCTGCGCGTCGGCAAAGTGCTCATAGACTGGAGCCAGAACAACCCCAAGAAAACCACCGTCGCGCCCTACTCATTGCGCGCGAGATCGGCGCCCACCGTGTCCACACCGGTAACCTGGTCGGAGGTCGAAGCCTGCGAGAACCCGGCGGAGCTCGGGTTCGTGGCCGACGAGGTGCTGGACCGTGTCGACGAGCACGGCGACCTGTTCGAATCCCTTTTGACGCGAGCCAGGCCGTCCCTTTGA
- a CDS encoding ATP-binding SpoIIE family protein phosphatase, which yields MPRAVDTHHTEDRLRRFEAIADTGLAHLREEDVLKELLDRVRDVLEADTATVLLLDNTGQQLVAAASSGLEEEVRQGVRVRVGEGFAGRVATELKPYAIEDVNSETVVNPLLWRKGLRGLVGVPLLAEGELLGILHVGTLRKRVFDDEEIHWLHLVADRIAVSLRSQLTSSDRNAAATLQRSLLPVQLPSISGLDLASRYVPGERLGTSGDWYDVFTLPSGRVCMVIGDVVGRGLSAAMIMGRLRTILRASSLDREDPSEILTKLDRYARHFESDIMATIACGVWEPSLERVHLSLAGHLTPVFAPVGEESRLVTEVPVDAPIGVSSTTQKRHTVTVEVPYGAALLFYTDGLVERRDRPLDDGLRQLCETVRAGPAETLCAEVMSKLVGVNSPSDDIAILAAHRQAPETPSELRFEVDATPESLAEVRSQLRRWLPNVGASEDDTADLLIAVGEAVANSIEHAYGPHGGKVALGLEVHDAEVEITVSDTGTWRSPRGTHRGRGMQLMRQLCDELTVEHDETGTHVRLRKRFSEDESA from the coding sequence ATGCCACGGGCGGTCGACACCCACCACACCGAAGACCGTCTGCGTCGGTTCGAGGCGATCGCCGACACAGGACTGGCTCATCTGCGCGAGGAAGACGTGCTCAAGGAGTTGCTGGACAGGGTCCGGGACGTGCTCGAAGCCGACACAGCGACGGTCCTCCTGCTCGACAACACCGGACAGCAGCTTGTCGCCGCCGCCTCCTCCGGTCTGGAGGAGGAGGTGCGACAGGGTGTGCGGGTGCGTGTGGGTGAGGGCTTCGCCGGTCGGGTCGCCACCGAGCTGAAACCGTACGCCATCGAGGACGTCAACTCCGAGACCGTCGTGAACCCTCTGCTGTGGCGGAAGGGACTGCGGGGACTCGTCGGTGTCCCACTGCTCGCGGAAGGTGAGTTGCTGGGCATCCTGCACGTCGGCACCCTGCGCAAACGGGTCTTCGACGACGAGGAGATCCACTGGCTGCACCTGGTCGCCGACCGAATCGCGGTCAGCCTGCGCAGCCAGTTGACGTCCAGCGACCGGAACGCGGCCGCGACGCTGCAACGGTCGTTGCTGCCCGTGCAGCTACCGTCCATCTCCGGACTCGACCTGGCCTCTCGATACGTGCCGGGAGAACGCCTCGGCACCAGCGGTGATTGGTACGACGTGTTCACCCTGCCCTCAGGGCGGGTGTGCATGGTGATCGGGGACGTGGTGGGGCGTGGCCTGTCCGCCGCCATGATCATGGGTCGCCTCCGCACGATCCTCCGGGCGTCCTCCCTCGACCGTGAGGACCCCAGTGAGATCCTGACGAAACTCGACCGATACGCCCGCCACTTCGAATCCGACATCATGGCGACGATCGCCTGCGGCGTGTGGGAACCGTCGCTGGAACGGGTCCACCTGTCGCTGGCGGGACATCTCACCCCGGTGTTCGCCCCCGTGGGGGAGGAGAGCCGCTTGGTGACCGAGGTGCCCGTCGACGCGCCCATCGGGGTCAGTTCGACGACGCAGAAGCGACACACGGTCACGGTGGAGGTGCCCTACGGAGCGGCTCTGCTCTTCTACACCGACGGACTCGTGGAACGACGGGACCGCCCATTGGACGACGGTCTGCGTCAGCTGTGCGAAACCGTCCGCGCCGGCCCGGCAGAGACATTGTGCGCGGAAGTGATGAGCAAACTGGTGGGAGTCAATTCCCCCAGTGACGACATCGCCATCCTGGCGGCTCATCGGCAAGCTCCCGAAACACCCTCCGAGTTGCGGTTCGAGGTCGACGCCACGCCCGAATCACTGGCCGAGGTGCGTTCGCAGCTGAGGCGCTGGTTGCCGAACGTGGGGGCATCCGAGGACGACACGGCGGACCTGCTCATCGCCGTGGGTGAGGCCGTGGCCAACTCGATCGAACACGCTTACGGCCCCCACGGCGGTAAGGTCGCCCTGGGGCTTGAGGTGCACGACGCGGAAGTGGAGATCACCGTAAGCGACACGGGCACGTGGCGCTCGCCCAGGGGCACCCATCGCGGGAGGGGAATGCAGCTCATGCGGCAACTCTGTGACGAGCTCACCGTGGAGCACGACGAGACGGGCACCCACGTCCGGCTGCGCAAACGATTCTCGGAGGATGAGTCCGCATGA